One Halorientalis litorea DNA segment encodes these proteins:
- a CDS encoding DUF7312 domain-containing protein gives MADSEDDEWQFTLDDLDDETTDDPAAVDDGSGARERSDEHDGGDGEDGGNVAGSLTVEDGVEPGQPTAENAFFVALGFASTLLLFLSIAGLI, from the coding sequence ATGGCTGATTCCGAGGACGATGAGTGGCAGTTCACGCTCGACGACCTCGACGACGAGACCACGGACGACCCGGCGGCCGTGGACGACGGGAGCGGTGCGCGCGAGCGGAGTGACGAACACGACGGTGGCGACGGGGAGGACGGTGGCAACGTCGCCGGGTCGCTGACCGTCGAGGACGGCGTCGAACCCGGGCAACCGACGGCCGAGAACGCGTTCTTCGTGGCTCTCGGCTTCGCCTCGACTCTCCTCCTGTTCCTCTCTATCGCGGGCCTCATCTGA
- a CDS encoding SPFH domain-containing protein has translation MLPALVPLVLGGGFGLLFLLLLGIAIIAVYSAVEIVDATEKRALTVFGEYRKLLEPGINFVPPFVSRTHRFDMRTQTLDVPRQEAITRDNSPVTADAVVYIKVMDAKKAYLEVEDYKRAVSNLAQTTLRAVLGDMELDDTLNKRQEINAKIRKELDEPTDEWGIRVESVEVREVNPSQDVQQAMEQQTSAERRRRAMILEAQGERRSAVEKAEGDKQSNIIRAQGEKQSQILEAQGDAISTVLRAKSAESMGERAVIEKGMETLEEIGKGESTKFVLPQELTSLVGRYGKHLTGSDVKANGESDLDSLEFDQETREMLGLDNIEEILGEIDKSAEVDVEEMEQAAQAVKAGEDPADIRDPDEVIEEMDAEMDAEGDDGADGT, from the coding sequence ATGCTCCCCGCACTAGTACCACTGGTTTTAGGCGGAGGGTTCGGACTGCTGTTCCTCCTCCTCCTCGGTATCGCCATCATCGCCGTCTACAGCGCGGTGGAAATCGTCGACGCGACGGAGAAGCGGGCACTGACGGTGTTCGGCGAGTACCGGAAACTGCTCGAACCGGGTATCAACTTCGTCCCACCGTTCGTTTCGCGGACCCACAGGTTCGACATGCGGACGCAGACACTCGACGTGCCGCGCCAAGAGGCGATTACGCGGGACAACTCGCCGGTGACGGCCGACGCGGTCGTCTACATCAAGGTGATGGACGCCAAGAAGGCCTACCTCGAAGTCGAGGACTACAAGCGCGCCGTCTCGAACCTCGCCCAGACCACGCTCCGCGCCGTGCTCGGCGACATGGAACTGGACGACACGCTGAACAAACGCCAGGAGATAAACGCCAAGATACGCAAGGAACTCGACGAACCGACCGACGAGTGGGGTATCCGCGTCGAGTCCGTCGAAGTCCGGGAGGTCAACCCCTCCCAAGACGTCCAGCAGGCGATGGAGCAACAGACCTCCGCCGAGCGTCGCCGCCGTGCGATGATTCTCGAAGCCCAAGGGGAACGCCGCTCCGCCGTCGAGAAGGCCGAGGGTGACAAGCAGTCCAACATCATCCGCGCACAGGGTGAGAAGCAGAGCCAGATTCTCGAAGCCCAAGGTGACGCCATCTCGACCGTCCTCCGCGCGAAATCCGCCGAGTCGATGGGCGAACGCGCCGTCATCGAGAAGGGGATGGAGACGCTGGAAGAGATCGGCAAGGGCGAGTCGACGAAGTTCGTCCTGCCGCAGGAACTGACCTCGCTCGTGGGCCGCTACGGGAAACACCTCACGGGGAGCGACGTCAAGGCCAACGGCGAGTCCGACCTCGACAGCCTCGAGTTCGACCAAGAGACCCGCGAGATGCTCGGCCTCGACAACATCGAGGAGATACTCGGCGAGATCGACAAGTCGGCGGAAGTCGACGTCGAGGAGATGGAACAGGCCGCACAGGCGGTCAAGGCTGGCGAGGACCCCGCCGACATCAGAGACCCCGACGAGGTCATCGAGGAGATGGACGCGGAGATGGACGCGGAGGGCGACGACGGAGCAGACGGCACGTAA
- the metG gene encoding methionine--tRNA ligase: protein MSHEEFPTDNPAVVTVGLPYANGDLHVGHLRGYVTGDTVARSLRRVGQQTAFVCGSDMHGTPIAVNAAEAGVSPEEFALEYHEEYAATFPKFNVEFDNYGHTHDETNVETTREFVRSWIDDDHVFEKEIQVAYDPEADQWLPDRLVEGTCPYCGEHARGDECDEGCQRHLEPGEVEDPVSTLTGNAAEYRERDHKFLRLSDFQEYLQGFIDRVEGTDNAKNQPREWIEGELQDLCITRDMDWGIDYPGEGGDAAGGDDLVLYVWVDAPIEYVSSTKQYTERVGSEEYDWEDVWTVEDESELTGDDTGEIVHVIGRDIIQHHAVFWPAMLRGAGYNEPRAILATGFVGIDGKALSTSRNRAVWADEYLDEGFHPDLFRYYIVNGSGLETDVDFSWDRFAERVNGELVGNLGNFCYRSLLFAHRNYDGTPDTDVSASVRERIEEAVEAFETALNDYRIRDVGATAIELADFGNEYIQRNEPWKLVDDDPAEAAQVIRDCVQLAKACAVLMQPVMPEKAADLWTQLGEDGSVHATELADALAAPPAEFGEPTELFAGIEDERIAELNAKLQERVEEATEDADFEPEPLADDRIGVEDFEDLDLRVGRIEAAEPVEESDKLARLEVDIGVERRQVVAGIKQLHDLDDLPGTRVVLLANMEKAELFGVESNGMVLAAGEEADLLTTHGDVPLGSKIR, encoded by the coding sequence ATGAGTCACGAGGAGTTCCCGACGGACAACCCCGCAGTGGTGACCGTCGGACTGCCATACGCGAACGGCGACCTCCACGTCGGTCACCTTCGCGGCTACGTCACCGGCGACACCGTCGCCCGCTCGCTCCGGCGTGTCGGCCAGCAGACAGCCTTCGTCTGCGGGTCTGACATGCACGGGACGCCCATCGCCGTCAACGCCGCCGAGGCGGGCGTCTCCCCCGAGGAGTTCGCCTTAGAGTACCACGAGGAGTACGCCGCAACCTTCCCGAAGTTCAACGTCGAGTTCGACAACTACGGACACACCCACGACGAGACCAACGTCGAGACGACCCGTGAGTTCGTCCGGTCGTGGATAGACGACGACCACGTCTTCGAGAAGGAGATACAGGTCGCCTACGACCCCGAGGCCGACCAGTGGCTCCCGGACCGCCTCGTCGAGGGAACCTGTCCCTACTGTGGCGAACACGCCCGCGGCGACGAGTGCGACGAAGGGTGTCAACGCCACCTCGAACCCGGCGAAGTCGAAGACCCCGTCTCGACGCTGACGGGCAACGCCGCCGAGTACCGCGAGCGCGACCACAAGTTCCTGCGCCTCTCGGACTTTCAGGAGTACCTGCAGGGCTTCATCGACCGCGTGGAGGGCACCGACAACGCGAAGAACCAGCCCCGCGAGTGGATAGAGGGCGAGTTACAGGACCTCTGCATCACGCGGGACATGGACTGGGGCATCGACTATCCGGGCGAGGGCGGCGACGCCGCCGGAGGCGATGACCTCGTGCTGTACGTCTGGGTCGACGCGCCCATCGAGTACGTTTCCTCGACGAAACAGTACACCGAACGCGTCGGGAGCGAGGAGTACGACTGGGAAGATGTCTGGACAGTCGAGGACGAGAGCGAGTTGACCGGCGACGACACCGGGGAAATCGTCCACGTCATCGGCCGGGACATCATCCAGCACCACGCCGTGTTCTGGCCCGCGATGTTGCGGGGCGCGGGCTACAACGAACCGCGCGCGATTCTCGCCACCGGGTTCGTCGGCATCGACGGGAAGGCACTCTCCACCTCGCGTAACCGGGCGGTGTGGGCCGACGAGTACCTCGACGAGGGGTTCCACCCGGACCTGTTCCGGTACTACATAGTCAACGGGAGCGGCCTCGAAACCGACGTGGACTTCTCGTGGGACCGCTTCGCCGAGCGAGTCAACGGCGAACTCGTCGGCAACCTCGGGAACTTCTGTTACCGGTCGCTCCTCTTTGCCCACCGCAACTACGACGGGACGCCGGACACCGACGTGAGCGCGTCGGTACGCGAACGCATCGAGGAGGCCGTCGAGGCGTTCGAGACCGCACTCAACGACTACCGCATCCGTGACGTTGGTGCGACGGCCATCGAACTCGCCGACTTCGGCAACGAGTACATCCAGCGCAACGAACCGTGGAAACTCGTCGACGACGACCCGGCGGAAGCCGCACAGGTCATCCGCGACTGCGTCCAACTGGCGAAGGCCTGCGCCGTGTTGATGCAACCCGTCATGCCCGAGAAGGCCGCCGACCTCTGGACACAACTGGGCGAGGACGGGTCGGTTCACGCGACGGAGTTGGCCGACGCGCTTGCCGCTCCGCCCGCCGAGTTCGGCGAACCCACCGAGTTGTTCGCGGGCATCGAGGACGAACGCATCGCGGAGCTGAACGCCAAGTTGCAGGAGCGCGTCGAGGAAGCGACCGAGGACGCCGACTTCGAGCCGGAGCCGCTCGCCGACGACCGAATCGGCGTCGAAGACTTCGAGGACCTCGATTTGCGCGTGGGTCGCATCGAGGCGGCCGAGCCGGTCGAGGAGTCGGACAAACTGGCGAGGCTGGAGGTCGACATCGGCGTCGAGCGGCGGCAGGTCGTCGCGGGTATCAAGCAGTTACACGACCTCGACGACCTACCGGGGACGCGGGTCGTCCTGCTCGCGAACATGGAGAAGGCGGAACTGTTCGGCGTCGAGTCGAACGGGATGGTGTTGGCCGCGGGCGAGGAGGCCGACCTGCTGACGACCCACGGGGACGTGCCGCTGGGCTCGAAGATTCGCTGA
- a CDS encoding DUF7504 family protein — MTRVELGMAVHTTHEQLRGDSRVLVLAPVQGHEELCGSVLTSGQAATRRVLLVTDRWAPSEVVADWRHHHGTLPASLALVCPGRPDPDTADLPASVHATGVPADDLTGVSLAVSRYLDRWGRNASVGVCVDSLEGMLSGLSRDEEFRLLHTLTDRFLAADATAHVHVDPARRDERTVESLRSLFDTVVRPDGENWTVD; from the coding sequence ACGGGGGGATTCGCGCGTACTGGTACTTGCACCGGTGCAGGGACACGAAGAGCTGTGTGGGAGTGTCCTGACGAGTGGACAGGCGGCGACGCGGCGCGTCCTGTTGGTCACCGACCGCTGGGCACCGTCGGAAGTCGTCGCCGACTGGCGGCACCACCACGGCACGCTCCCCGCGTCGCTGGCACTGGTCTGTCCGGGGCGACCCGACCCGGACACCGCGGACCTCCCGGCGAGCGTCCACGCGACGGGCGTCCCGGCGGACGACTTGACGGGCGTGAGCCTCGCAGTCTCGCGCTATCTCGACAGGTGGGGGCGGAACGCGTCGGTCGGCGTCTGCGTGGATTCGCTGGAGGGGATGCTCTCGGGACTCTCGCGCGACGAGGAGTTCCGATTGCTCCACACGCTGACCGACCGGTTCCTCGCGGCGGACGCCACCGCACACGTCCACGTCGACCCGGCGCGACGGGACGAGCGGACTGTCGAGTCGCTGCGGTCGCTGTTCGACACCGTGGTCCGACCCGACGGCGAGAACTGGACCGTCGACTAG
- a CDS encoding NfeD family protein: MVESLITDLPVLLVFVGAVLVIAEALAPGAHFIVLGVALLTAGLVGLFLPPSLGLFAPLVLAALVLVSGGIALYGYRQFDFYGGKGAGQTSDSDDLRGKTGRVTERVTRNEGEVKIDGGGFNPVYRARTVSGEIPEGTEVLVINPGGGNVLTVEAIDDIEDEIDRELARDAADESDPDTNTEADADTA; the protein is encoded by the coding sequence ATGGTCGAGTCCCTGATTACGGACCTCCCGGTGTTGCTCGTGTTCGTGGGGGCGGTGCTGGTCATCGCCGAGGCACTCGCGCCCGGCGCGCACTTCATCGTCCTCGGAGTGGCACTCCTGACCGCGGGCCTCGTCGGGTTGTTCTTGCCGCCCAGTCTCGGGCTGTTCGCACCGCTGGTGTTGGCGGCGTTGGTCCTCGTCTCCGGCGGTATCGCCCTCTACGGGTACCGGCAGTTCGACTTCTACGGCGGCAAGGGTGCCGGGCAGACGAGCGACTCGGACGACCTGCGCGGGAAGACGGGCCGAGTTACCGAGCGCGTCACCCGCAACGAGGGAGAGGTGAAAATCGACGGCGGCGGCTTCAACCCCGTCTACCGCGCTCGAACCGTCAGCGGTGAGATCCCGGAGGGTACCGAGGTACTGGTCATCAACCCCGGCGGCGGCAACGTCCTCACCGTCGAGGCCATCGACGACATCGAGGACGAAATCGACCGCGAACTCGCCCGCGACGCCGCCGACGAGTCCGACCCTGACACCAACACCGAGGCCGACGCGGACACCGCCTGA